Proteins encoded in a region of the Vicia villosa cultivar HV-30 ecotype Madison, WI linkage group LG5, Vvil1.0, whole genome shotgun sequence genome:
- the LOC131604731 gene encoding uncharacterized protein LOC131604731 — MGCCFTKATTKNQNSLKNTQPHQTSSPPKSNHEEAPPQPPEEEFVKEVLSETPILKPPQVPILIPETKTQTPLVQNPSQKFEIKVPTEKVTEEVLVSQLSESCTVTESFSTATTATTATVTEKREDEATSKPCSREPRTTTHKWNRSPSRKRPLVADANVTGGNERRVKSPARRPSPSPEKKIKSGSRLVRGRESGSVANRKVNAGSTVVRRDSGEGSGRRSRSPSCSRTVGGSGKVGVGVGRKQAPAKKSESEEVGEKNDIVCNVTEKKSESEEVGEKNDIVSSEEVGEKNDIVSSEEVGEKNDIVSQGESIENPLVSMECFIFL, encoded by the coding sequence ATGGGTTGTTGCTTCACCAAAGCCACAACCaaaaaccaaaactccctcaaaAACACTCAACCCCACCAAACATCCTCACCACCCAAATCAAATCATGAAGAAGCCCCACCACAACCACCAGAAGAGGAATTTGTCAAAGAAGTTCTCTCTGAAACACCCATTTTGAAACCACCCCAAGTTCCAATTTTGATACCAGAAACAAAGACCCAAACGCCATTAGTTCAAAACCCATCTCAGAAATTCGAAATTAAGGTTCCTACAGAGAAAGTAACAGAAGAAGTACTAGTTTCTCAGCTTTCAGAATCTTGCACGGTAACCGAGAGCTTCTCCACCGCCACTACCGCCACCACTGCTACTGTTACGGAGAAAAGAGAAGACGAAGCAACAAGCAAACCATGCAGCAGAGAACCAAGAACGACGACTCACAAGTGGAATCGATCTCCATCGAGAAAGCGTCCTCTCGTAGCTGATGCAAACGTCACCGGTGGAAATGAGCGAAGGGTAAAATCACCGGCTAGAAGACCGTCACCGTCGCCGGAGAAGAAAATAAAGAGCGGGTCTAGGTTAGTTCGTGGAAGAGAATCCGGTTCCGTTGCAAACCGTAAAGTCAATGCAGGTTCAACCGTTGTTCGCCGTGACTCCGGTGAGGGTTCCGGCAGGAGGTCTAGGTCTCCGTCGTGTTCTCGTACAGTCGGAGGGTCGGGTAAAGTAGGTGTCGGAGTTGGCCGGAAACAAGCTCCGGCGAAGAAGAGTGAGAGTGAAGAGGTTGGAGAGAAAAACGACATCGTGTGTAATGTAACGGAGAAGAAGAGTGAGAGTGAAGAAGTGGGAGAGAAAAACGACATCGTTTCCAGTGAAGAAGTGGGAGAGAAAAACGACATCGTTTCCAGTGAAGAAGTGGGAGAGAAAAACGACATCGTTTCGCAGGGAGAGTCAATTGAAAACCCACTTGTTTCGATGGAGTGTTTTATTTTTCTATAG
- the LOC131606671 gene encoding large ribosomal subunit protein eL38z/eL38y-like — MAKQIHEIKEFLLTTRRKDARSVKIKRSKDVVLKFKIRCSKYLYTLCVFDTDKADKLRQSLPPSLIVQDL, encoded by the coding sequence ATGGCAAAGCAGATCCACGAGATCAAGGAATTTCTCTTGACGACGCGTAGAAAGGACGCGAGATCTGTTAAAATCAAGAGGAGTAAGGATGTGGTACTGAAGTTCAAGATTCGTTGCTCGAAGTATCTGTACACGCTGTGTGTGTTTGATACTGATAAGGCTGATAAGTTGAGGCAATCTCTTCCTCCCAGTTTGATTGTTCAAGATCTGTAG